One Leisingera caerulea DSM 24564 genomic region harbors:
- the bhcB gene encoding beta-hydroxyaspartate dehydratase BhcB, translating to MKDTAMYIPTYEDMLAAHERIQPHIRRTPVRTSDYLNELTGAELFFKCENFQEPGAFKVRGASNAVFGLDEEQAKKGVATHSSGNHASCLSYAAMLRGIPCNVVMPRTAPQAKKDTVRRYGGRITECEPSTSSREETFAKVQAETGGDFVHPYNDPRVIAGQGTCAKEFVEQTDGLDMVVAPIGGGGMISGTCLTLSTLAPETQVIAAEPEQADDAYRSFKAGYIIADDAPKTIADGLLVPLKDLTWHFVSNHVSEIYTASDAEIIDAMKLIWKHLRIVMEPSSAVPLAIILKNKDAFAGKRVGLIVTGGNVDLDKLPWMNS from the coding sequence ATGAAGGATACCGCTATGTATATCCCGACCTACGAGGACATGCTGGCTGCGCATGAGCGCATCCAGCCCCATATCCGCCGCACGCCGGTGCGCACCTCGGATTATCTGAATGAGCTGACCGGGGCGGAGCTGTTCTTCAAGTGCGAGAACTTCCAGGAGCCGGGCGCCTTTAAGGTGCGCGGCGCGAGCAACGCGGTGTTCGGGCTGGATGAGGAACAGGCGAAGAAGGGCGTGGCGACGCATTCTTCGGGCAACCATGCCTCCTGCCTGTCCTACGCAGCCATGCTGCGCGGCATCCCGTGCAACGTGGTGATGCCGCGCACCGCGCCGCAGGCCAAGAAAGACACCGTGCGCCGCTATGGCGGCAGGATCACCGAATGCGAGCCCTCGACCAGCTCGCGTGAGGAGACCTTTGCCAAGGTGCAAGCCGAGACTGGCGGCGATTTCGTGCATCCGTATAATGACCCGCGCGTGATTGCTGGGCAGGGCACCTGCGCCAAGGAATTCGTGGAGCAGACCGATGGCCTCGACATGGTTGTCGCGCCGATCGGCGGCGGCGGCATGATCTCGGGCACCTGCCTGACGCTGTCGACGCTGGCGCCGGAAACCCAGGTGATTGCCGCGGAGCCGGAGCAGGCAGACGACGCCTACCGCAGCTTCAAGGCGGGCTACATCATCGCCGATGATGCGCCCAAGACCATCGCCGACGGGCTGCTGGTCCCGCTCAAGGACCTGACCTGGCACTTCGTCAGCAACCACGTCAGCGAGATCTACACCGCGTCCGATGCGGAGATCATCGACGCGATGAAACTGATCTGGAAGCACCTGCGCATCGTGATGGAGCCGTCCTCCGCGGTGCCGCTCGCCATCATTCTGAAAAACAAGGACGCCTTCGCGGGCAAACGCGTGGGCCTGATCGTCACCGGCGGCAATGTCGACCTCGACAAGCTGCCCTGGATGAACAGCTAA